DNA from Candidatus Bathyarchaeota archaeon:
TATTACCCTCTGCTTCAGCCATTTCCATTTAGCATTTTTCCGTCGAGTTCAGAAAAGAAACCGTCGTATTCTTAACAGACCAAATCTTCGTTTAGGATTGCCTGCAGCAACTGCTTCTTTAGCACAACAAAATAGGGGGGGGGGGGGGTAGGAAGCGCACGCGCGCCAATATCTTTGAAGAATAAGAGACAGTCTTATCATAGTGCTGTGTTACCTTTCATCATGTCAATTAAGACTGCCTAGCGACTAGACTCCACTGGTCGACATAAAGAACATAAGTGAGGGGTGATGTAATTACTTAATTCATCTCTTAGGTGGATAAGATTATGATCGACAAAAAAGCTAGAGATCTTCTCGGGACAATCCTCGAATCCTTTGGCCCAGCGGGTTTTGAACGAGAAACAGCTACAATCATAAAGAGAAACGTCAAAAAGTACGCTGATAAAGTAACCACAGACAAGTTAGGTTCTGTAATCTTCAGTCATGAAGGCACAGACAAACGGCCTAGAGTCCTGCTTACGGGACACATTGACGAAGTCGGGTTTGTAATCTCTGGAATAGATGACAAAACAGGCTTCCTAACATTCAACCCCCTAGGCGGATGGTGGGACCAAGTACTTCTCTCACAACGAGTCGTAATAAGAACTGAGAAAGGAGATATCCAAGGCATCATAGCCGCAAAACCGCCACATCTCCTATCCGCAGAAGAGAGAAAGAAGGTAGTTGAGAAGAAGTCTATGCACATAGACATAGGAGCTACAAGCAAGAAAGAAGCAGAGAATATGGGAGTCAAAATAGGTGATCCCGTAGTGCCCTGGTCCCCCTTCTCAACCATCAAAAACGGCAAGTTAGGTATGGGAAAGGCCTTCGATGACAGGATAGGAGCCTTCGTTATCATGGAAGTCCTGCGCGAAATCGCTGAAAAGAACATCAAGCACCCAAACACCTTCTACGGTGCAGCAACGGTTCAAGAGGAAGTTGGCGCAAGAGGCGCCGCAACAGTTGCACATCTCGTCGATCCAGACGTGGCCATAGTTCTGGAAGTCGATATTGCAGGAGATGTGCCCGGAGTAAAACCCAGCGAGGCGCCCACAAAGATCGGGAAAGGCCCATCACTACTGACGTATGACCGCTCCATGATTCCCAATCAGCCTCTAAAACAATTCGTGATCAATACGGCCAAGAAGATGAAGATTCCCTTACAGTTGTCAATGGTTGCAGCTGGTGGAACAGACGCCAGCAGAATTCATATGAGTCGAGCTGGGTGCCCAAGCATCGTAATAGGCATCCCAACTCGGCACATTCACTCTCACGTTGGAATCTTGAGCTTCGAGGATGTGGAAAAAACAACAAAACTGATATTAGGGCTTGTGAAACTTCTCAGCAAAAAGAAGGTTGATAGCTTCACAGCTTTCTAGAGAACGCGCATGTAATATGCGCACAATTGAAAATTCAGTAGAGACAAAAAGAGTTAAAGCTCTATTGAAATAACTACTGCTCCGGTTAGTGATAATGGATCTTCTGTTATTGGTTCCACTTACTCCTTATGTTCTAATTCTTGGTGGTTTTACTGCAGCTTCTTGGTTGATTGGGAAACTTTCCAAGTCAGCTCCGGTTGCGGGAGCGCCTATTAGTGCTGCGATGAAGATTATGTTGCTCTTTGGATTTCTTGTGGGGGTTCTCATGTTAGCGACTGCGGCAGGTGTCTGGCTGAGTCAGGCTTGGGATTCCGGTACGCGTTACCTTTTAGTAGTTACCGGTTTGGCCTTGGTTCTGAAACCTTTGAAGGACGTTCCTTGGGCGGCTTTGATAGGATTGGTGATAGGAGGTTCGTGTGCTGGTTTGGTCTACATCTTGTATCCATTGCCTGAAACTGTTTTGGGCATCTCGTCAACTTGGGTGTACTTGGCAATCTTCCTAATCCCAACTTTGCTGGCTTACATCTTTTTCAAGTTTGCAGAAGACCTTCTGAAGCTGGTGGGCACGATCTTGGCTTCAAGACCTGTTGTCACCATCTTAGGCATCTTATGCCTTCTTCAAGGCGTACTTCTGCTTTTGAACATGAGCATATTCACGAGTTTTCTCCCGTAGGATCGAAGATAGCGCGCACGTGACGATTATAACCAAAAATCCGGAGCCACGGATATTCTGATTATGTGAACTTATAGCCTTTTCAGAGATAGTCGGTATGCTGCTACCCCTAACGCAAATAGAATCATGCCTGAGATTGACATGTAGACGATTTCTGGCATTATCGCTTCAAAGGGAAGATTTTTTGTCATAATACCCTGCATGGCATTGACCAGTTTCGTGAACGGAAGAGCCTCCCCAAAAATTTGAGCCGACTGTGGCATTATAGAGAGAGGGAAGAAGGCCCCGATGAAAAATTGGAGTGGCACGCTGATTAAAACTGCGACTGAATTGGCAGCCTCTTCGTTTTTTGCAAGAGAGGAGATTATTAGTCCGAGCCCTATTGCAGAAAGTGCCCCTAAGAAAATTGACAACACAATTGCTGGAATATTCCAGTAGAGGTTAACCTGAAAAAGAAGTATGCCACTAGCAAGCATGATGGACGCAGATAAATAGACGATTGCCAAGCAGGAGACGACCTTTCCCGCTAGAACAGTTACGGGAGAGACCGGTGCGATAATCATTCGCTGAAAAGTTCCTTTTGTACGCTCACTTGCAATCGACACAGAAGCATGGTTTAGCCCGCTCCAAAGGAGGACAAGGCCAAGTGTGCCTGGAACCATGTAGTCAATCCACCTTAGCTGGCGTCCGGAGACATCTGCTTCAATGGTTGAAACTGTAATCGGATCGGCGAGAACTTCAGCGTAACCTTGAAGGCTCTCTGGGATTTGATCAATCGCAATTTTTTGATATTCTCTTATGAATCCGGAGATGAAGCCAAGAATACTCTGCTGTGCGATTATAGAGCCTGTGGGGTCGCTTGGGTCAGTGTATATACCAAAGTGGGCTTTTGTTGGGATTGGCATTCCTAAGCTGTCTGTATACTGGAAGGAGAGTGTTTCTGTAAAGTTAGCTGGTATAACCACAGCAATCTTGATCTGCTCGCGGCTTATATCATATGCAGCAGTGCCATTGGCGTCTTTATCGCCGTACGCATCGTATTCGTAAACGGTGAAGTTGACGTCTTTCAGCGCTTGAACAAATGCGTCTCCAATTGTACTGTTTTGGGAGGCGGTGCCATTTACATAAATCGTTTTTGCGTCAAGGTTGACTGTTCCGACTCGAATTCGGCCTGTTTCTCCTGTGCCTTGAGTGCCGAACGTGAAGCCAATTATCATCAGGAAAAACAGAGGAAAGATCAATGTGAAGAAGATGGCGGTTTTGTTTCGTGCAATTCCAAGAAAATCTGTTTTTGCAATTGCGAATACTTGATTTATCGTTCTCTTGAGTTTCATAATTGTTCTCCCTCTTCTCTCAAGCTTCGTCCTGTGAGTAAAATGAACACGTCTTCAAGCGTGACTCGAGAAAGTTCAATAGACAGGATTTTTATTCCCACAGAGGAGATAGCCGATACAACGTCTGGCAGGACATCCTCTGCTCTTCTTGTGATTATTTTTAATGCTTCAACTTCTTCATTTTCGTCATAAGCCCTGTAAGACCTTTTGACTCCTGAAATCTCTTTCACCGCCTTTATCAGTTTCAAGGTTATTTTATCTGGAACTACGGTTATGGTGTTTTCCATCTTGACCTTTTTAATGAGTTGACGAGGGCTGCCTAGCGCGATGATTCTGCCCCTGTCCATAATTGCCACTTGACTGCATAGTTCTTCCGCTTCATCTATCATGTGCGTTGTTAGCATTATGGTTTTTCCCTCCTTATGCAAGGCCTGAATAATTTCCCAAAGAGCTAACTTGTTTTTAGGATCAAGTCCGGCAGTAGGTTCGTCTAAAAGGATAACTTGAGGCTCATGGAGAAGGGCAGCAGCTATGTTGACGCGGCGTTTCATGCCACCAGAGTAAGTGAAAATGTGACGTCTTACAGCTTTTTCGTCCAGCTGAGTGAACTTCAAAAGTTCCTCAATTCTATTCTTGAGTTTGCCTCCTGTCAATCCGTAAAGTTTTCCAAAAAAGGCGAGGTTTTCACGAGCATTCATGTAATCGTACAAAACAATATCTTGCGGAACAACGCCTAGCAATTCTTTCACCTTCATAGGCTCGTCTTGAATGTTGAATCCCCCAACTTTAATTGTGCCTGAAGTGGGGTTTATCATTCCACAAAGCATCTTTGTAAGCGTAGACTTTCCAGCGCCATTAGGTCCCAGCAAGCCAAAAAGTTCTCCTCTCACAACGTTCATAGAGACATCGTCCATGGCAATCGTGTCTTCGAAATATTTAGTAATTGAATTTACTTCAATGTCATCAAAATTCATGGTTTCAGCATCCTTTCTGCACGTTCCTATTCATACGAGTTTTAGTTTAAATCTTTAGGGATAATACATGCGCGCGCGTTTACTATAATCAAATGCTAGCATTCCAGATTTTCCAAAATTCTTCTTCGTAGAGATTGGCAGTGTGGTTCCCATAGACAACAATCAAATTCTCATTATTACGTTCTTCTCCGTTTGCTGACCAGTTGAAACTTCCAGTCAGAACGACTTCCGTCAACAACCATGACTTTGTTGTGCATAGATTGCGAATTTGTGTTGTTTCTAACATCGACTCCATTACTCTTTAATCTCTGATATTCGCTATACCCACTTATCTGGCTCTTCTCAAAAACAACTTTCACGTCTATGCTTCGGTTGTGAGCGTCAACTAAAGCGTGTCCGATCGAGTCAAGCGTGAAACTGTATATGAGAATGAATACTGAGGAGTTCGCTTTTTCAATCCAATTGATGACTGCTTGTTCGCACCCCCCGTTTGGAGAAAAGTAAACACCTCTAATTTCACTACCCGCTAGAGCAAGCTCATAATCATCTTCAAGTTGCTCATATGCTTGTTGAAGTTGATAGTATGATAAGTTCAAAGAGTCACGTTTGATTTGTAGAACCTCATACCACTGCTCAAGCAGTTCATAAATGTCTTGAAGTGTCTCGTGAGTTTGATTCAAAGACTCATAGCTGGTTTGCAATAGACCATACTCTGCCAAAAGCTCACCATAATCCATTATCAGTTGGTTGTAAGTTGCATTGAAATCACTGTATTCAGTTTGCATCGTTGAAATCTCTGATTCCAACCTAGAGGTTTCAGACTGGAGTGAGAAAATTTGAGGAAGAGAAATTGAATATCCAATCCCAGATCCAATCAACAGAGACAATATTATTGGAGCAAGCAACTTTGTATTCATAAACACACCATTCTAAGAATAGAAGTTTCGTTCTTATGGCTTTTAGATAGGCTCGTGCGTGCATGTACAAATATCTGTTTCACTCCTCCCTCTCAGCTTTGCTGGTTGTCGTTGCTTAGAAGCCCCTAAATATTGATTTGAGAAAGCACTGTTCTATGGTGTATCGGAAAAGTTTGAGTGATGTTTGGTGTTGCAGTTGGAACTGCGGCTTCGCACATAGGGACTTGGAGGAGGTAGTTGAACATGAAAACAAGGAACATGGCTGAACTTTGCTTAAAGGAGTGCTCTCATTGTAAAGAACGGGTTATCATTAGTTATGCATGTCCTAAGTGCAGGGTTAGAACCTGTATGCTCTGTGCGATAGAAAACGACTGGAAATGCCCGAATTGTAATGTAGATGTTGTTTGAAAACAAGACAGTTAATTTATTTTGCAGTTCCTCTTTTTCGATGACTCATAGACAACCACTCTTAATGCTGGTACGTTGGGATAACGCACATATATGACTGAGCAAGCCTCATTTTCGCACTGGTACTTGCTCTTTTTCGTTCTCTTCACTAAGGGCTTTCCACACTCTGGACATTTAGCCATCTCAAATCACTGTAGTCTTAGTCACAGGTCAGCAAACTTATTGCTTGTGAATTTGAAATACATAAGTAGAGTATCATCAGCGTCAGGAAGCATGCTTATTTCTCGCATAGGATAAATGTCGTATGTCTTGCATGCATGCATGGCTCTGTGAAATAGTAAAGAATGTTCTCGGCAATCTGCCCAGGTATCACACCTTTAAAGTCTAATCCGTAGCGTTTGTCTCTATTCGGGATATTCCAAGCGTTAAAGAGTTGAAGGCTGTCTGGAACCAGATCCATTTGCGCACGCGTTTCCACATCTTAATTCTTCGCGCGTGTTTATGGCTATAGTAGGAGTCTTGTCCCAACTCCTGTCTTCTTCGCTTTCTCGTAGATAAGGACAGCTGCTGCCATGTCTTCTATAGCTAGACCTAAGTGCATTGACATGATGCGTTCTTGAGGGTTTTCGCGACCAGGTTTTTCGCCGCTAATGATCTCGTTTAATTCTGCGTATACAGGCGGTATTTTGGAGAAGTATCCTAGTTTCTTGTAATATATCAGCTGATCGTTGTCGTCGGTGCAAAATTTGTCCATTGATTGCATGGCTTCTGGCTTCCAGTATGAATCGAAGTCTAGGGGGCACGCGAAGCCGCCGTCCGTGAGCCATGATGCTTCAATTACTGGTTGTGGCTGTTTCAGAATTGGCCCTGCCGTTACAACTATGTCGCAGTGTTCAACCGCTTTTCTGGGCGAGTTAACGGGGGTAACTTTTATTTCAAATTTGGTGGTCATCTCTTTTGCATATGTCCGCAGGTTTTTCTCGTTGATGTCGTAAGCCTTTACCTCTTCTAGGGTCTTGCACACGACTGTTAGGGCTTCGAGGTTGCTTCTGCCTTGAACACCACATCCGAGGATACCCAAGGCTTTCGAGTTTTCTCTAGCCAAGTGTTTAGCTGCAATGGCGGTTGCTGCGCCGGTTCGTTTAGCTGTTATCCAAGTGCAGTCCATAACGCAAGTCGGGATGCCTGTTTTAAGGTCGTTCAAGATGAGCAGCCCAGATATGTATGGCAAGTCACGTTTGGGGTTTTCTGGAAATCCGCTGACCCATTTGACTCCTGCTGACTTCATCTTGTGTATGTAAGCTGGCATGGCGTGGATGAAGGCGTTTCTCTGAGGATGTATACCATGTTTGGGTGGCACCTCAACTTTTCCCTTTGCTTTTTCTCGGAAAGCTTCTTCAACGATTCGAATGATCTCTTCGATTGAGATGTTTAGTCTCTCTATGTCAAGTCGAGATAGGTATAGAATTCCTCCCTTAGACTTCATGGATGATACCGTGTCGAAATTGGGAGGCAAAACAGAAAAACTTTGTGCGTATTACCAAGTTTTCCCATAGTTTGTAGCAGCAATAACCACACCAAATATTCTAAGTTCCCCATTGTCATTCAAGCAAAAGTTCGACTGACTGGCAGGGTCGACCTCCTGAGAGCCATAGGATAAGGCGATAACAACCAAATCAAAAATGTCCATATCCCCATTCTAAACTCCAAACCATCCTTGCAAGAGTAAATACAGTTCCAATATTGATTGTCGTTTCATAACTGACTTATTTAGTCTGAATATTTACAAGGCATAGTGAGCAAAACACTATGAGCCTAGAACTAAAAAAACTGCAGAAGAAGGAAACTGAACTCAGAAATGAGCTGCAGTCATTGAGCGAAAAAGAAGGAATCCTAGGTGAAAAAACCAAGATATTTGAAGAAAAACTGTTAATTCACAAATCAAGAAAAAAGCTCATAGCGGAGCATAACTCAGTTAGGCAATTTGCAGGAGCACAGGCTAAGTTAAAGAAACTTGAAGAAAGATTAAGCGAAAGAAAAGAGTATCCCCGAGACTTTAGCGAAATTCAAATCCAACAAGCTGAGCAACAACAGATTAAAACAGCAGTGGAGGAAAAAACCTTTCCACCTAAAAGTAATTCAACGCCTAAAAATCGCCTGCGCTTAAATGGAAATCTAGTTTTTTCTTGGAGCTACAAGAAGCTATCTTGACGTGCGCGCATGACTTGAGGATAGCCCACCTCTACGGTTTACATGCTTCTTCAAGGTTGGTACGACTTTAGGGTGCGCACCAGAATATTTCCTTCTACATTTTCAAAACTTGAGTAATAACAAGAGCAATAATGTAGAAGACTATTGCTATGGGAAAAATTATCCAGATCTCAAGGAGATTGATTAATACGCCTAATATTATCGGCATCACTATGCCTATGATGCTCATAGGAATGAATTGTAGGCTGTAGGCAGTTCCTCTTGACTTTGGTGGTATGATTTTTGCGACTAACGAAGTTGTGATCGGCATAGTCATAATATTGAAGAAACCATAAACAAGATAAAACAGTACAGTTTGGATCGTTGAAGTCGAGACGAACATGCAGAACAATGCAACAGACACCGTTGAAATAATCAACGTAAGGGATCTTTTCCAGCCAAATTTATCTCCTACGTAACCTCCTATGATGACGCTTGCCAAACCAATTAGAGGACTTAAACCGAAAATGATGCTTGCCAAACTGGCATCTAGCCCTTTACTTTCAGTGAGATAGGTTGTTAAATATGTTGAAATGGTTCCACCCGCGGCACTTCTAAAAAGCATCAGTAGAAGAAAAGACAAGAAAGTGACAGATAAAACATCCTTTAACGGCGTAGTCAAACCTTTCCCTTTTGTCTCACTATCCTCCACAGGAGAAGGCTCATTCATATTCACAAACAAGGCTACAACTGCAATAACAAATATTGGCACAGCCCAAATTAGGTAAACGTATCTCCATTCAAGCCAACTTAGAATAAGTCCTAATGTGATAGGCCCAAGAGCAATCCCAAGAGTACCGCTTGCGCCGTGAAAACCTAACCCTCTACTCAAGAAATCTGAAGGTATAACATTAGTGGTTGCACTCAAAGCCGGCGGATGATAAAAGGTTGATGCCAGGGCAGTTAAGGAAAAACATAGAACAATAGCCTCCACAGTGGGAAATAACAAGACCAAAGAAGCAGCAAGCACTTGCAAAAACAAACTGAACGATATGAGCTTCGTGTGACCTAAGCGATCAGCAAGCAAGCCACTCGGAATTGAAAAAACCAGCGAGAAAACTCGAGGAATAGACACAATAATACTTGCAATGACAATAGATAGCCCATATTCACTAATTAGAATAGGTAAGAGAGCAAGGGGAAGATTTGTGTACACATGAAGCAAAGTATGAGAAGCACACAAAAAAAGCAATCTTGGTTTAAGATCCCCTCTTATCATAAACACACCATGCATGAGATGTGCAGTCTAATATGATATAAAATATAAAATCTTTAACACCCAACGAACGCGTGCGCATCCGCAACCCAAAAGCTTTCTTAAGAGTTTTCGTGACTACTAGTATGCGATCAGAATGCTTGGAGAAGAACTTTGATGAGTAAAGCAATCAGGATGGCTAGGATTTCAGCCCGGGGCGGATTCAACCTTTTCTGGGGCGTAGCAGCTTCCTCAATCATCTCCGCCATAGGCGTTATACTCGTAGCAAGGCTTCTATCTCCACCTAAATACGGTATCCTTACAGTCGCCTTGTTAGCTCCAAATCTCATCTCAACGTTCAGAAGTTGGGGCGTGAACTCTGCGATGATAAAATACACCGCTCAATACAAGGCAGAACATAGAATGGCAGAGGTTAAAAGCATCTTGGCTGCAGGAGTGCTTTTTGAACTCGTTTCAGGCTTCGCTCTAACCTTCATTTCCTTCATGCTTTCCGGCTTCTTGGCAACAAACATTTTCCACCGCCCTGAAATAGAACCTTTAATCCGAGTAGCGTCCTTCATCATCTTTGCAGGAGCCCTCATAACAGCTGCTCAATCCGCTTTCATAGGCTACGAAAAAATGGAGTTCAACAGCATTACGATGATATGCCGATCTGTCATCAAAACCGCTCTAATGCCTCTCCTTGTAGTCCTGGGCTTCGAAGTTTTCGGGGCAACTCTCGGATCCACAATAGCTTTCCTGATAGCTGGGTTAATCAGCATACTAATCCTCTACTTAGCCCTTTACAAGAATCTCCACAGACTAGACGACGCCAAATTAAACATTCTAGAAACAATGAAAACCATGCTCAAATATGGGCTGCCCTTGTCAATTTCAGTCATTCTAGGCGGGTTTCTTGTACAATTCTACAGTTTCCTAATGGCTATCTACTGCACGGACCTCTTAATCGGCAACTACCAAGTTGCAGCGAACTTCGCCATTCTAATCACATTCTTTGCAACACCGATAGTCACAGTGCTGTTCCCCGCTTTCTCCAAACTAAATCCCGAAAAAGACACGGAAACACTGAGAAACGTTTTCCAGTTTTCAGTAAAATTCGCTGCTCTCCTCGTCGTGCCAGCAGCAGCAGCTGTCATAGTCCTATCGCAACCAGCTATTTCCACGCTCTTTGGAGAAGAATACACTTATGCACCACTCTATCTAACCCTACTCGCCATCAACTACCTATACTCAGCATTCGGAAACCTAAGCCTCGGAGCCCTCATAAACGGCCAGGGAAAAACAAAATTCAATTTAAGACTGACCCTAATCACGGCAGCCATAGGTTTTCCACTGAGCCTACTCTTAATCCCAAGATTCGGAATCATAGGTCTAATTGCAACCGCCCTTACCGCTGGAATTCCAAGCCTAATCATAGGACTCTGGTACATAAAAAAACACTTTAAAGCCACAATCGACTGGGCCTCGTCATCCAAAATACTGTCAGCATCTGCACTTGCAGCCACAATCACTTACATAATAATATCTCAACTGAGCCTAGCCAGCTGGATAAGACTAATCATCGGAGCGACAGCTTTCCTAATTGCCTACACAACAACGGCTCTACTAATAGGAGCAGTTAACAAAGCTGACATACAAAACCTGAAAGAAATGCTAAATGAGTTAGGACCGATTTCTCACATGTTAAAGCCTTTACTAGATATAATCGAAAAACTTGCACCTCACAATGAAAGACACAACAATCACATAACATAAAACCTCTCCTAAAAAACCCAATGCTTCAACCCCCTCACAACGCTTAAGCCTCCTCCTAAACTCACCCTCCCTTCCGCTTAATAGCATCTACTACACCCAAACGAACATAATCCCCATCTCAACACCCAACAACTCCGACCCCCCTCGGGATAGTGACCTTCCAGCCATGAGGGTTTAAACTAGGATTTGAGGCTATTTCCATCACCTTTTGATGAGAAGAAGCGTTTTTCTTGGGTTTTTAGAGTTTATCGCACACTCATTTTCGATAAAGAATGAAAACTCCTAACAACATGGCTAGCCCAGCCAGTAACTGAATAAGAGTAAAGGCTTCTCTAAGAAAGGCGAAAGCAAAAATTGCACCAAAGAGAGAGGACGTAGAAAAAATGACTCCTGTTCGCATAGCACCAATTTCTCTTAATGCAAAAAGAAATAACAAAATAGAGAAGGCGATGCTGAAGGCTCCTACCGACAATATGTATGGTATTGAAGTTACGGGAATAATAAAACTAACTCTAAGAAGAAGAGACATAACTAGCAGAACAGCACCACCGATGGAGCATTTCAATCCAGTTACCATCACGATATCTCGCTTCTTGCTCAGAAATTTGCTCAGGTTATTATCCATACCCCAAAACAAACAAGCACCTATTATCAGTAAACTACCAACAACTTCTTTGGTTAGAGTAAGCCTATCAAATTCACCATTTGTTGTAATAAACACAACTCCGAGAAGCAAGAGAAAAATACCAAAATAGTCCTTTCTCGCTCCCCGCTCTTGCAGAAAAGCAAAAGCAATCAGAACAGTGAACAATGATTCTGTGCTAAGGAGCAATGCAGCATTAATCGCCGTAATTTCGCTAAGGCCATGCAAAAGCATTAATGGTGCAATGATTGAGCCACAAAGAATAACAAGGGCAAGAATTCTGTAATCTTTTTTTGATATGCTAGTTTCAGTTTCCGTGGGGGTTTCAAATAGAGCGAGAACCTTCCTGTGAAGTGGAGAAAGGTGAACTATGAATAGGAAAATGCCACCGACAAAATAAATCATCCCAGCAACGATCAAAGGATTAACAGCTTCTAAAGTAATTTTGTTCAGAGTTGAACTTGCTCCAAACAAAATCGCTGACACAATAGCGCCTACATATCCCCAATGGTGAGTCAAGTAACATCCCTCTTATTATGTAGGTTAGGTTCAGCTAATGCTTTTCTACATTTCTTTGGGAGATGAGCGCTCTGGCGTGGATGTTTTCTAATCCTAAGGAGATTCTGGAAAAATAGACTTTAATAATAGCTACAGCTATCTTGGAGAGGCGAACTTTGTGAAGTGGGTAACTCGCGAATTTGTTCATGTGGACAGAACAGCATGTCCATGGCTTATCAAAAAGTTCATAGACCCACAAGCAGAATTCATCTTTGTGCCTACAGAGAAAATAGAAGAGATAGTAAAAAACCAAGGGGCAACACCTTTTGACGCATCAGGAGTGAAGCTTGGACATAGAGAAGGCAAATGCAGCTTCGAAACCATAATAGATGAGTACAAGCTTGAAGACCCGGTGCTCCATGAACTCGCAAAAACCGTCCATTCTGCAGATACCCGTGACACTGATCTAGCGCCTGAAGGAATAGGATTAAGTGCAATAATGACTGGCGCGAGATTTAATGTGAAAGACGATTTTGAAGCGATTGAGAAAGCTGCTTATGTTTATGACGCGCTCTACAGCTATTGCAAATTCAAGCTACTTCGCCGAAAATACAAAGATGAATTAGAGAAAATGAACAGGAAACAGCAAAGGGAATTCCTAACAGAGAAAATGCGAGAATGAACAATAAACATGCACTCTGATTTTGCAGAATTCTAGTGTGTACGATTACATCTGATCTACAAAGCTTCGACCAGTGTAACAAGGATGAAAGCATGATAGAAATTCGTAGCTTCGACGGGATTGCCTATATTGAACTCCTTCTGTATGCGTTTATGATTGAACCTTTGGTGGTATTAGATATATTCGAAGTTGCCCTTTTGTAACCTTCAAATTTATTGTCTGATCCACCCCACTTATGGCTGAAACAGCGAGCAAGTTTCGTATCCCGCTTTTTCTCACGCCCAAAACTATTTCAGCCGTTTCTTTAGTCAGTTCGACCTCAAGGTGAGTAATCTTCCATTGATCGAGGTCGAATATGAGCTCCTTAACCTTGCCCACATCCAGATCTTCGCAGACGATTTTCTTTCCGAGAATTTCTTCACCTTTCATATCCATGTAAATCACGCAGTAGCTTTTGAGTCAAAATTATAAAAGATTTCTGGTTGGTCGCGCTGAAGATTTGAATCTGACTAAGCAAGATACTTAAGGGAACTTTGAGCAGCCAGAGACGTGCCGAGCAAAGAACGGGCAAACTCTGATGCGTGTGCATGGCTAATCTATTGTGTAACTGAGTGATACCAACTGATCAGGTATTCTGGTAATTTCAACCCTTTTCTATTCAACGTTTCTATTAACCTAACTGGCAACGGGCTTAAAACGTATGCTACTCTCATATAGAACCTTCGAGGCTGACCTGGCTTAACCTTTTCTTCTAGAGTTATTTTGAAATCCGACTTTTTAGCTAATGTTGATGTTTCTTTACCAGTAATTGACATTACAATTCCGTTCAACTTTTTGAAAATTTCAAGCCAACTGATAACCGGTTTAGTCTCCC
Protein-coding regions in this window:
- a CDS encoding M42 family metallopeptidase, producing MIDKKARDLLGTILESFGPAGFERETATIIKRNVKKYADKVTTDKLGSVIFSHEGTDKRPRVLLTGHIDEVGFVISGIDDKTGFLTFNPLGGWWDQVLLSQRVVIRTEKGDIQGIIAAKPPHLLSAEERKKVVEKKSMHIDIGATSKKEAENMGVKIGDPVVPWSPFSTIKNGKLGMGKAFDDRIGAFVIMEVLREIAEKNIKHPNTFYGAATVQEEVGARGAATVAHLVDPDVAIVLEVDIAGDVPGVKPSEAPTKIGKGPSLLTYDRSMIPNQPLKQFVINTAKKMKIPLQLSMVAAGGTDASRIHMSRAGCPSIVIGIPTRHIHSHVGILSFEDVEKTTKLILGLVKLLSKKKVDSFTAF
- a CDS encoding ABC transporter permease yields the protein MKLKRTINQVFAIAKTDFLGIARNKTAIFFTLIFPLFFLMIIGFTFGTQGTGETGRIRVGTVNLDAKTIYVNGTASQNSTIGDAFVQALKDVNFTVYEYDAYGDKDANGTAAYDISREQIKIAVVIPANFTETLSFQYTDSLGMPIPTKAHFGIYTDPSDPTGSIIAQQSILGFISGFIREYQKIAIDQIPESLQGYAEVLADPITVSTIEADVSGRQLRWIDYMVPGTLGLVLLWSGLNHASVSIASERTKGTFQRMIIAPVSPVTVLAGKVVSCLAIVYLSASIMLASGILLFQVNLYWNIPAIVLSIFLGALSAIGLGLIISSLAKNEEAANSVAVLISVPLQFFIGAFFPLSIMPQSAQIFGEALPFTKLVNAMQGIMTKNLPFEAIMPEIVYMSISGMILFALGVAAYRLSLKRL
- a CDS encoding ATP-binding cassette domain-containing protein codes for the protein MNFDDIEVNSITKYFEDTIAMDDVSMNVVRGELFGLLGPNGAGKSTLTKMLCGMINPTSGTIKVGGFNIQDEPMKVKELLGVVPQDIVLYDYMNARENLAFFGKLYGLTGGKLKNRIEELLKFTQLDEKAVRRHIFTYSGGMKRRVNIAAALLHEPQVILLDEPTAGLDPKNKLALWEIIQALHKEGKTIMLTTHMIDEAEELCSQVAIMDRGRIIALGSPRQLIKKVKMENTITVVPDKITLKLIKAVKEISGVKRSYRAYDENEEVEALKIITRRAEDVLPDVVSAISSVGIKILSIELSRVTLEDVFILLTGRSLREEGEQL
- a CDS encoding phospholipase D-like domain-containing protein; translation: MNTKLLAPIILSLLIGSGIGYSISLPQIFSLQSETSRLESEISTMQTEYSDFNATYNQLIMDYGELLAEYGLLQTSYESLNQTHETLQDIYELLEQWYEVLQIKRDSLNLSYYQLQQAYEQLEDDYELALAGSEIRGVYFSPNGGCEQAVINWIEKANSSVFILIYSFTLDSIGHALVDAHNRSIDVKVVFEKSQISGYSEYQRLKSNGVDVRNNTNSQSMHNKVMVVDGSRSDWKFQLVSKRRRT
- a CDS encoding ornithine cyclodeaminase family protein codes for the protein MKSKGGILYLSRLDIERLNISIEEIIRIVEEAFREKAKGKVEVPPKHGIHPQRNAFIHAMPAYIHKMKSAGVKWVSGFPENPKRDLPYISGLLILNDLKTGIPTCVMDCTWITAKRTGAATAIAAKHLARENSKALGILGCGVQGRSNLEALTVVCKTLEEVKAYDINEKNLRTYAKEMTTKFEIKVTPVNSPRKAVEHCDIVVTAGPILKQPQPVIEASWLTDGGFACPLDFDSYWKPEAMQSMDKFCTDDNDQLIYYKKLGYFSKIPPVYAELNEIISGEKPGRENPQERIMSMHLGLAIEDMAAAVLIYEKAKKTGVGTRLLL
- a CDS encoding MFS transporter, which encodes MIRGDLKPRLLFLCASHTLLHVYTNLPLALLPILISEYGLSIVIASIIVSIPRVFSLVFSIPSGLLADRLGHTKLISFSLFLQVLAASLVLLFPTVEAIVLCFSLTALASTFYHPPALSATTNVIPSDFLSRGLGFHGASGTLGIALGPITLGLILSWLEWRYVYLIWAVPIFVIAVVALFVNMNEPSPVEDSETKGKGLTTPLKDVLSVTFLSFLLLMLFRSAAGGTISTYLTTYLTESKGLDASLASIIFGLSPLIGLASVIIGGYVGDKFGWKRSLTLIISTVSVALFCMFVSTSTIQTVLFYLVYGFFNIMTMPITTSLVAKIIPPKSRGTAYSLQFIPMSIIGIVMPIILGVLINLLEIWIIFPIAIVFYIIALVITQVLKM